The stretch of DNA ATGATCTgacagaccgacagacagacagagggaatgaATATTCCAGGTGGATGCTTGGGAGGTGGTGGGACTGAGAAAACTTCATAGGcagccagagcagcagcaagCAGTAGCCAGGAATTATCAGGAAAGCAGGCGATTTAAATAGCCCGCCCTTCTCAGATGAGGAGAGCATTTCAGTGATCAGCTGATTAGTATTTGTTGTCTTGCCTGAAGTAGCCCCGCATGCCTGACTAGTTAAACAATTTCTCACTTAAACAACTGCTATGCAAACAGAAAATCATCATTTCCGTTCATTTTAACTTATTACAACCTTAGTTTTAGAAAGGATGGAGTGCTATGAAGacctaaataaaaataaagaataaaacatatACAGGTATATGAGTATCATTCTAAACATAAGTGTAACATCTTGTCTTTGTGCTATTCAGCTGAATATGCATGTAACAGGATTTCCAAATCCCTccttgaaaacatgaaaactatcAATTGCATTACGTCCAGTTTTCTCGAACATGTCAGTGAGTTCTGCTGTGTTGGTGTTTGGTAGGGAATAATGGGATTAGATCTGTGGTCGGTGAATTAGGTGATTTCCTTTTTAATGGGCTGTGTTACTTGCATGAGAGACAATTTAGGAAGTGAGcgtagcacacacacaacagaaggagagagatggtAGGCTACATCTCAACATTTACAATTTGTCTTCCTTTACATCTTTTCCTCCACCCTTGCCCATTCTCCCGTGAAGGAAGCAGGATAGCAATGGATGAAGGAAGAACGCTTATCAGGGATAGAGAAACTAAGAAATGACAAATGTGATTTTAGCTGTTGTGATATTAGTAGTTCTTGTTGTAATAGAAGTTCTGTTACATAGGACTGGATGTTATTATCGCTAATTGCACACTCGAGACCTGCTGTGTGGTTGTCAAAACAATTATGTGATTTATTTGTAGTTGTTGATGTTGTATTGGGGCCCAGGAATGAGTGGGCTAGTAGCTCCATTCTGGAGAGGGGTGCTAGAGCAAAGCATTAGGCCTTAACAGAGACTAGTGCTATCTTTCAAATAGTGTACCGATAAGCCACATTACTACCAGCTTCAACAAACATCATTTGCAATTGTACTTGAGGTTGtcatcccccaccccctgtAATCAtagctaaaaactaaaacactttttttttttttttttttttttttttttagaaataatgGAGTGTTCAGAAAGAACTAAAAGGAGGAAAATACCAAACATCATGGAAAACCGCCAGAAATCAGCGTACCATGCCCGTAAAATGAGAGAAGAAATAGAGCAGTCGAAAAAGGACTTTTTGCgagagaaaagaagagctgACAGGTTCTGCAAGAAATTAAAGCAACTTCAGAATGAAAAGTCCAAGGCTGTTAGAAAAAAGAACATGCCAAATGTGTTCAGGAGGGGTCAGcaaagacaacacagtgtggTTGAATTTCTAACGTGATGAAAACAGTCGTCAATTACCTGGAAAAAAGAACCCCGTCACTAATCATAAGGTAAAGAAACAACGCCGTGTGCTGACTAAATCTCTGAAAGAGCTTCACAAAGAGTACAATGCAGATGTAGGAGGAGCACCTATGTCATACAGGCATTTTGTCCGCCTCCGTCCATTTTACATCACGGAGCCTAAGGTTAGTGACCGCAACACATGTGCCTGTACTGATCATGAAAATGTGAGGTTGTTGATTGAGAAACTGCACCAGTGTGGGTTTGTAGGAAGTAAGAGCATTTCTGATGCACTCTCTCACATCGTTcgtgacatgaaaaacaagaaatgcaTGTTTAGGCAATGTGCAATCTGCTGCTACTCAGAGAATGGAGCTGGCCATTCCAAACAACACTGGGGTGGTCACATGGTATCAATGGCAGAGGGAGAAAGTTGACTCAGAAGGGAAAACCTACTCGCATTTTGTGAAGAAAGAAGTGACAGGAACATGGGAGGATGTCCTACAGAGCTTTAATGAAAAGTTGGATGGACTGGCAAAGCATCAGTATACATGGATACATCAGGTGGAAAAACGTAGGGATCTCAAGAACAGCCTCCAAGACCATGAAGCTGTAGTCCATATGGACTTTTCTGAGAATTATTCCTGCAAGCTGAATGTTGAGGTTCAGTCCTATCATTGGGGGGGCAGTCGGAAACAGGCAacagtacacacatgcatggtcTACACTGCGGAAATGTCCCAAGCTTATGCCACCATTTCCAACTCTCTCAGGCACAACGAGCGGGCGGTATGGGCCCACTTGAAGCCTGTGTTGGATGAGACACAGTCCAGtggcagagatatatgatgtttttcctttgcaCAATAGgcaattttttctctttttttctgcaattaaagaccaatactgttgtaaactgaagcaaatgattttctaaacggacaggaggtgtatgtatttagaaatctagatgattgacatcatgagatatgcactactcttgcaaagacaatgcagtatacatttattataaaatcccatgtgaagtcacacacacacacaacaggtaacaggtgaaataagatgaaatgagaaaatacagccttcattcatgtaacaatttattaagcattagttcagctaattcgtaaattaaagaatgtatttgcCTATTTACAGTGGAAGAGTTgaagaaaaagtggaaaaacctCAGGGACAAATATataaaggagaggaagggagtgagagaaaaaaaagagcggCTCGGGGGCAGAAAACAAGCCCCTATGGAAGTATTTTTCCATAGGGGCTTTGACTTTCCTTGAGCCCGGTGTGCAAGAGAGGGCAACAACCAGTAACCTCACAGAGCCAGGGATGTCTACCCCACGCCCACCCACCCCCATGTATTCAGGTCCCCAGGATGAAGACACATTTACCCTGGGCTTCACCTTGGTCCCACCCAGTCAGTACGAGGTGTCCTCCCCTGATTCCCTGGCCACAGAGGGCACCTCACACTCCTCTGGACCCCAAGTGCCCATTTCTCCTGAGGTTCCCTGTGCTACCCAGCCTACCCCAGCTCCCCCAGTCCCTCCTGCACAACCCACCAACCACAGCCCATCAGAGATCAGGAAAGGTGAGCTCCAAAAGGCCAAGGCAGGGGGATGATGTTTTGGAGTCTGACATCATGGAGATCCTCAGGCAGAAACATGATGAGGAAGAACTTTTCTTGCTATGCCTGGCACCTCGCCTCCGAGGCCTGTCAAATGAGAAGTcaggcaaaaactgaaattttgCAAGTGTTGCACAGGGCAGAATTTTCCTGATTTTTTGTTGATTGAGTTTTGTAGGTTAATTGTTGTGTGTTAATGACACAATAGTATTTAAGtatttgtatacacacacaaatacacgtttgtatttaagttaatttgtacacacacacacacacacacacacacacacacacaactaagaGCATGTTTGTTGTGCAGCCAAAAGCCCTCACATCCACCATCCTGAAGAGGTACCTGACATCGACAAGGGCAAGGAGAACTATGGAGTATGTGCCCTTGTAGCTGAAGAACTGGGAGCCAGAGTTTGCTGGTGCTTGGATGACAATATGCTGGCCATCGAAGGCTCGCAGGTAGTTGGGAAAGTTCCACCTGTCGTGGAAACCCTGAGCTATCTCCTGCCAATCAGCTGCCTTTGGTACAGGAAGAAATTCCTCCTTCAGGCTCTCCCAAATCACCCGGCAGACATCAGGGATGATCCCAGCAACAGTGGAGATCCCCACCCGATAACTGGAGGCAATGGTGGTGTATGAGTCACCAGTTGCCAGGTATCTTAAGTTAATAAAAGTGCCTTGAGTCAAAATGCAATTGTGGGCATACAgtgtcacatacagtatatagcaTATTACAAAAGACTTTTTAATTTCAATAAATAAGTATATTTATAGCTTGCAGagtgtattaattttaatagGTGCGTACTAGACTACAGGTGGCAGCAACCCCATACTATACAGTTTAATTATGTTGGCATAAACTCTATTCACACACTTCGGGGGGAATAAGAGCTTTTTCATATAAGCACCCACCTTAGACAAATGGCCAGACGCTCTGTGGGAGAGATGGACTGCTTAAAATTGGTTGTCACTCTCTCCAGGCTCGGACCAACTCTCCTTCGCAGAGTGTCAAACTGCTCCCTGCTCAGCCTGAAATAGACCTGGAAGCGGTCGTCGTGGAACTGCAGCTCCTGAACGAGATTAAACTCCCCCAACTGCTGCCTTACCGTGAGAATTTCATGTACCCACACTCTTCTTGCTGCTGCTcgtctcctcctccgcctcctcctcagAAGAACTACTGCCACAGCTGTTCTTTGACTTAATGACAGATACATGGTGCATCTGAAGCTGCTGTATTGTCCGCCAGAGAAAAAGAGCgccagaacggaaaactacttcctagTGTCTGTATCAGTCACATAGCAACCAGCGCCACATATGTGCACAACGCGCATGCGTTTGCCCTACTCTGCGCCAGTCTGCGGTGTACCCAGTGCAGAGCGCCGTACCCAGCACAGAGTGCCGTACCCAGCGCAGAGCGCCGCCCAAACCGCGCGCTATGTGAAAGGCCCTTAAAACCCTGCGGGACCCGTGAAACCGGGACCCTGAGTGAGTAAGCCCTGACTGCAGTCTGCAGATCGAGGAATGGCTCAATGTGGgtggagctaaacgtttgactgCGTCCACATGCTCAATAGCAACCGGAAGaggttgctaaccctaaccctaatcctaacccttcACCTAACCTTACTATTCTCCTCCTGAAGAAACCTCCCCTGAGGAAGCAACACTCTTGCGAAACGTCGGGACCCCTGCTCTGCTGAGTAAGACCTCTTAACCTTTTTATTATCTTCAATTGTTTTATGGTCTAGTTTTCAGACCTTTTATAGCAATTTCAATTGGTCTCTTAGcaaagtgtttttaaattgtataGTTAATAAAGTTTGCTTTTAACCGTGGTGGAGGGCTCTGCCAGCCCTGGCTAAATGGCATGGGACTGTTTggttttaacttgttttaaaaccacagaaaaacagcacttGTTTTTATCACTTGGAGCATAAGCCTATGTCAAAAGGGAGACCAGACCCCTGGAAGAGTAGCACGTCACTGCAACACATAACCATTGTGGTGGCGCAGTGGATAAGACGAAGACTGTCCAACACAACACCCCTCCAGGACCCAGGATTGAATCCAggcagggctccagactaactttttcacaggtagcactggtgccacctagcttttcatttagtagcaccaaaagaaattaggtagcaccatatttttctttgtatagcgtattattaatgcatgaccttatcatgttgatgaaatttaaagattaaaaatgacccaaacttgtctgcaaaatgttttaattttaactttacgtttctctgcagcagcagtacaaaatagatcatcttcttcatgtaaaaaaaaaaaaaacataaaaatgaaagttaaaGCAAACCATCAACATGGCATAAGAAAAGTACATAACAGAAGACCTATGTTATTACATCTTTTTAGAAATTATTACTGCTGCACACCTGCACAGCACAACATTCTCAACTAAAACTAACAAGGTGCAATTAGCTTAAAGTAACTTAAACTTAAAGTGACATCACAACAGCATTTATTCACTCAGTCAAGGGGCCAGCTAACATAGTTGGGCCTCCTGCTCCTGTTTCCCTGGGAGAACCACTTCTTAACATCCTGCCTGGCATCATAGTCTTCCAGTTTTGGCCCCTCAACACTGATACGGATTAGGTCCTCAACAGTGTCAGTATGCAGGCTTGCCCTAACATCTGACTTGATTCTGTTCACTGACGAAAAGCCTCTTTCACAGACTGCTGAAGATATTGGGAGCACCAGCATGATCTTGACCAGGTGTAGGATATTCTGCAAAAGACAAAGTATAGTGAACAAACCAACTTACCAAATCACCAAGTCAACAGTGTCATTTTTGATACTACAGCTAACACTGCCTACCGCAAAGTCTGAGCAGTAGGGCTCTTTTGTCGTCATGACTTGCCACAGTCCAAGATAGCTTTTGTCTTTGAATGACGTGTTTATCGTCATTTTCATCTGTTGGAACTCCTCTTGGCCTTTTCTTTGCTGCAGCCATTCCTGGTGTGACATGGAAGAATGGCAGGGACAAGAAGCTCTGTATCTATCaacataatttcatttattatgtCAACATAAATATGAtagcacacaacacactcacaaaccCATATACTCACAACACAAACTCACCTGCCCAGGACAGTGGAGAAGTGTTGTAGAAGAAAGTTCACCTCTTCCACACCATGGTTCAGGAGCTCCAGCCTATTATCTGGCCAAGAGTCATGGTTGAAGACATTGAAACACTTCACTGCCTTGGCTGTTGGTAAATCCTTTGTGTTCTCCTCTatcagaaagagacagaaaaaggttAGGCCTCTCAACAGTACTCTAAACATGTCATTGTGCTTATAATATAATGCTAAAATACAACAACTCACCAAGTAGGCTGCTGAATCTATTCTTCAGGTGTTTCACTGTGGAATCACAGGTCAGCACAATGGCTCTTTGCAGTCTGGGAGCACACTGGCTGATTGACTGACCTTCTGCCAGCTCTGCAGCTTCGCCTTTAGAAAGGGTAACTTCCTGTGAAgcatgtaaaattaaaatgttaagtGCATATTATTAACATGGAATaaacatttgattttatatacagtatataatgtGTACCTGGAACTTGAACCTCCCAGTCCCAGATTCTCCCCATGTCTGTTGGCGCTGCTTCTTCATGGCTGCCAGGAACTCAGACAGCTTACCATCAGGTTTGGGGCTAGCTGCCATAGCTTCTGTGGTAGCCAGAAGAGATTCGATGCCACTAACAGCCTGGGAAGACAGTTGTATTGTTTATATAAGAAACATGTTAAGGGGAATGTAAAATTAATCCCCTggcctcctttttctctcttctttacCTGAGGTAGGATTACATCATTTTTCTGGAGCTGCAGGCTGAAGTTGCCGATGGCAGAGAAAAGGTCTGACAGGAAGTGGCAGAATGCCACAAATGTCCCATCCTCCATCCTGACCTTGATCTGCAAATATATCAGTGTAGTTCTCATTCTCAACTCCAACAACACCAaagttaaaatgttttcaataaTTGATTTATACTgtccaacacaaaacactgagaTAAGATAATACTAACCTTCTTTGCTCTGCCAGCTATCTCTGCACTGGTCGCCTCGGCACCTGCCAGATGGTCCATGTGAACATACACAGCTGTAAACTGGCCACAGGAATTGCCATCCTTCCCTGGTTTTAGGAGGGTGCTCAAACTCCGAGACACATGGGGCAGCCACCTGGTCCCTTTCACTCCACTCGGTGCATTCACCTGTACTCCGATTTCAGCTCCCAGTGTTTTGAGTTCCCTCATTGATTTGGGGCTCATGTGGTATGTTTTCCAGATGAGGTGCAACAGGTCATACACTTGCCCAATCATGGAAACCTCTCTTTGCACACTCAACATTCCTAGCTCCAATCttaaaatagaacagaatatagatgtatttgttttagaATATAATTAAACTTTGGAGAATGAATATGTATATGGTAGATATAGTAAAAGGAAACCTACCTATGTGGCATGCAGTGGAATGGGACAATGAAGGACCCAATCTCTGCTTGAAGGAGGGCTATCACTCCACCTCTGTGTCCCAGATTGACAGCTGCACCGTCTGCACCCATGGCTACAACTTTTTCCATCCATTTCTCACATTTTGGACCAAGGCTTGCAAAGGCTTTCTTGGCTGCAGCATAAACGCCTTAAATTAAGCACATAACATGAAATCGACACACACCATTTATCCATCCATCACATTGGGAACCTGACCAAGCCGGACTCAGTCAACATACCCAGACTAccataaagacagacagacgggcccTGCGCCACTATCGGCCTCCAGCAGATGTCCTAGACAATCTGTCAGGGGCCGACCGCAGGGCCCTGACGGAATTGACCCACAACCCCAATATCATCATTAAGCCAGCAGACAAAGGTtctaaaatcatcatcatgGATAAACAACAATACCTGTTTGAAGCCAACTGTCAAGTTAACAACACTACATATTACAGACCTCTGGACAGCCCcattcagccacacacacaggacaaactCCGGACAATTATTCATACActatacacaaaaaaatacatcacatcCAAACAGAAAGACTATCTCTACGGACCAGACACCCCACGACCCCACTATTTCTACCTTCTTCCTAAAGTACATAAAGAACCACAGACCTGGGCTATCCCCTTTGAAGTTCCTCCCGGAAGACCCATCATCTCGGACTGCAACAGTGCCACTTACAATATATCACAATACACTGACCATTTTTTAGGCCCCCTCTCCACACGACACCCCAGCTACATTAAGGACACATATCATTTCCTGGAACTCATCCGTTCCATGGCTGTCCCCAAATCAGCCTATCTTTTCAGCATTGACATAGACAGCCTctatacaaacataaacacagaatcGTGCCTCCAAACACTCCAAAAAATCTTCCATAAGTATCCAGATCCAAAACGACCAGATAAAGAACTACTGCAACTTATCAAACTTTGTCTCAATAACAAAGATTTCCTCTTCAATAACCAATATTTCCTCCAGGTCACCGGGACAGCCATGGGTCAGAGATTCGCCCCCTCCTACGCAGACCTGTACATGAGCTAGTGGGAGTGAGAGGCCTTGGATAAATGCCCACTCAAACCCGCCCTCTACCTCAGATATCTCGACGACATCTTCGGAATGTGGCCCGATTCTCCCTCTCAGTTCACGGAATTCATACACATTCTTAATAACCATCATCCCTCTATCTCAGTTAAGTACACTATAGATCCTACATATATCCATTTTTTAGATACTACAGTTTTTGTCAGGGCCTCCAACACTACACACAATACACCACAGACCAAAGTTTACTTCAAACCAacgaacacacatgcactgctaCACAAATCCAGCTACCATCCCAAACATACATTTAAAGGCATAATCAAATCACAACTCATCCGCTTCCACAGAATCTGTTCCAACATCACCGACTTCCACGCAGCCACCAACATCCTTTTCCAAAGCCTCAGGTCTAGAGGCTACTCCAAACGCTGGATACATCAAGGTACATCAAGAACTCCACCTTGGCCACACTCGCTCCCACTCGCTCATC from Myripristis murdjan chromosome 9, fMyrMur1.1, whole genome shotgun sequence encodes:
- the LOC115364631 gene encoding zinc finger protein 862-like, which encodes MGADGAAVNLGHRGGVIALLQAEIGSFIVPFHCMPHRLELGMLSVQREVSMIGQVYDLLHLIWKTYHMSPKSMRELKTLGAEIGVQVNAPSGVKGTRWLPHVSRSLSTLLKPGKDGNSCGQFTAVYVHMDHLAGAEATSAEIAGRAKKIKVRMEDGTFVAFCHFLSDLFSAIGNFSLQLQKNDVILPQAVSGIESLLATTEAMAASPKPDGKLSEFLAAMKKQRQQTWGESGTGRFKFQEVTLSKGEAAELAEGQSISQCAPRLQRAIVLTCDSTVKHLKNRFSSLLEENTKDLPTAKAVKCFNVFNHDSWPDNRLELLNHGVEEVNFLLQHFSTVLGRQQLGEFNLVQELQFHDDRFQVYFRLSREQFDTLRRRVGPSLERVTTNFKQSISPTERLAICLSYRVGISTVAGIIPDVCRVIWESLKEEFLPVPKAADWQEIAQGFHDRWNFPNYLRAFDGQHIVIQAPANSGSQFFSYKGTYSIVLLALVDVRYLFRMVDASEARCQA